A single Capra hircus breed San Clemente chromosome 13, ASM170441v1, whole genome shotgun sequence DNA region contains:
- the LOC108633174 gene encoding ubiquitin-conjugating enzyme E2 N-like translates to MAGLPRRIIKETQRLLAEPVPGIKAELDESNARYFHVAIAGPQDSPFEGGTFKLELFLPEEYPMAAPKVRFMTKIYHPNVDKLGRICLDILKDKWSPALQIRTVLLSIQALLSAPNPDDPLANDIAEQWKTNEAQAIETARAWTRLYAMNNI, encoded by the coding sequence ATGGCCGGGCTGCCCCGTAGGATTATCAAGGAAACCCAGCGTTTGCTGGCAGAACCAGTTCCCGGCattaaagcagaactagatgagAGCAACGCCCGTTATTTTCATGTGGCCATTGCCGGCCCTCAGGATTCCCCCTTTGAGGGAGGGACTTTTAAACTTGAACTATTCCTTCCAGAAGAATACCCAATGGCAGCCCCTAAAGTACGTTTCATGACCAAAATTTATCATCCTAATGTAGACAAGTTGGGAAGAATATGTTTAGATATTTTGAAAGATAAGTGGTCCCCAGCTCTGCAGATCCGCACAGTTCTGCTATCGATCCAGGCGTTGTTAAGTGCTCCCAATCCAGACGATCCATTAGCAAATGACATAGCGGAGCAGTGGAAGACCAATGAAGCCCAAGCCATAGAAACAGCTAGAGCATGGACTAGGCTATATGCCATGAATAATATTTAA